In a single window of the uncultured Dysgonomonas sp. genome:
- a CDS encoding RagB/SusD family nutrient uptake outer membrane protein, whose translation MKNIKKSFGIAIISLFLLLTVNSCNDYLDIDEYIYDLPTLDTAFNSKKNLISFVNGAATWLPNENTFYYSPDDLRARALPFQGASDENFSSWNDAAHPFMPFLLGFETQYTESSNRYVDMYKGIRAANLILQRINEVPDLTDIDIRNYTGEAYFLRGYYYFMLFLQYGPIPILSETPLDINGSAESLTYERSSYDDCVEAICSDMEKASAYLPQDFSTTQPYRPTSGAALAVMSRLRLIAASPWYNGNTRYSNWRRSDGTHFISQTNDNRKWAVAAVAALRIIESKRYSIYTYKKLADSPVLDPSVSKQDYPDGAGDIDIFRSYSDLFTGEVPLMNNKESIWAEANSDWTSKEATPVFLGGHNSLNITQGGVDAFRRKDGTDPRTDVSSPYYIPADQVSEPIGYEQEFSGYALKSAAPKMYNNMEMRFYASVGFCHRFWKCLGYQGSGGYKNVEVTYYSDGNAYPHESQKLNFNYSGYTLVKYINPSDSRISGTVIVPKTFSKYRYAEVLLNYAEALNEINETHTIDIDNKQYTISRNLAEIKSALNQIRYRSGLPGLKDSDIADQTAARKIIKRERQVEFFCEGRRYFDLRRWGDAQDAYDKRVTGMNVYQPSSNRKEFFKETELITPLAARKFSLKNYFWPIPYSAMKQNPKLVQNPGW comes from the coding sequence ATGAAAAATATAAAAAAGTCTTTCGGAATAGCGATCATAAGCCTATTTCTTTTACTGACTGTAAACTCATGTAACGATTATCTGGATATCGACGAATACATATATGATTTACCAACATTAGATACTGCGTTTAACAGTAAAAAGAATCTTATAAGTTTTGTAAATGGTGCGGCGACATGGCTGCCAAATGAAAATACATTCTATTACAGTCCGGACGATTTGCGGGCAAGAGCACTTCCTTTTCAAGGTGCCTCTGATGAGAACTTCTCTTCATGGAATGACGCGGCACATCCTTTCATGCCATTTCTTTTGGGATTTGAAACACAATACACGGAAAGTAGCAACAGATATGTGGATATGTATAAAGGTATACGCGCGGCTAATCTTATACTGCAACGCATAAATGAAGTGCCTGACCTTACAGATATTGATATCCGTAATTATACAGGTGAAGCTTATTTTCTGAGAGGCTATTATTATTTTATGCTCTTTCTGCAATACGGGCCAATTCCAATTCTATCTGAAACACCGCTGGACATAAATGGTAGTGCAGAATCCCTCACATATGAAAGAAGTAGCTATGATGATTGTGTAGAAGCAATATGCAGTGATATGGAAAAAGCTTCAGCTTATCTTCCTCAAGACTTTAGCACCACACAGCCATACCGGCCTACTTCAGGAGCGGCTTTAGCTGTTATGTCTCGCTTGAGATTAATAGCAGCCAGCCCCTGGTATAACGGAAATACCAGATATTCTAACTGGCGACGGTCGGATGGTACACACTTTATATCGCAAACAAACGACAATAGAAAATGGGCAGTAGCTGCTGTTGCGGCTTTACGGATTATCGAGTCGAAACGTTATAGTATTTATACATACAAAAAACTGGCGGATTCACCGGTGCTAGACCCTTCTGTATCCAAGCAGGATTACCCTGATGGTGCAGGGGATATAGACATCTTTCGTTCTTATTCCGACCTGTTTACAGGAGAAGTACCTCTTATGAATAATAAAGAATCGATTTGGGCTGAAGCCAACAGTGACTGGACAAGTAAAGAGGCAACCCCCGTATTCTTGGGAGGACACAACAGCTTGAATATTACACAAGGTGGCGTGGATGCTTTCAGAAGGAAAGATGGAACAGATCCGCGGACGGATGTTAGCAGTCCGTATTATATACCAGCTGATCAAGTATCAGAGCCCATTGGATATGAACAGGAATTTAGTGGATATGCACTGAAGTCCGCAGCGCCTAAAATGTATAATAATATGGAGATGCGTTTTTATGCTTCAGTCGGTTTTTGTCATCGTTTTTGGAAATGTTTGGGTTATCAGGGCTCGGGAGGCTATAAGAATGTTGAAGTAACTTATTACTCAGACGGAAATGCCTATCCTCACGAATCTCAGAAATTAAATTTCAATTATAGCGGATATACACTTGTCAAATATATAAATCCGTCAGACAGTAGAATAAGCGGGACAGTAATTGTGCCCAAAACATTCTCAAAATATCGTTATGCCGAAGTATTATTGAATTATGCAGAGGCGCTTAATGAAATTAACGAAACACATACTATTGATATAGATAATAAGCAATACACGATATCCAGAAATTTAGCTGAAATAAAGTCGGCTCTAAATCAGATACGATACCGTTCAGGCCTTCCGGGACTAAAAGATTCCGATATTGCCGATCAGACTGCTGCCCGTAAAATTATTAAGCGGGAACGACAAGTCGAATTTTTCTGTGAAGGACGCCGTTATTTCGATTTGAGGCGATGGGGAGATGCACAGGATGCATACGATAAGAGAGTAACCGGAATGAATGTTTATCAGCCTTCATCCAATCGTAAAGAATTTTTTAAAGAAACAGAACTTATTACTCCATTGGCAGCAAGAAAATTTTCATTAAAAAATTACTTCTGGCCTATCCCTTACAGTGCAATGAAGCAGAACCCAAAATTAGTTCAAAATCCAGGTTGGTAA
- a CDS encoding TonB-dependent receptor, with translation MKYYILIIILIVGGMFFSPLSSQNQSSNNQIQIDGILMDEHGEPLIGATVLLKDNPNVGVTTDVDGRFSFGNIPANSDIIFRYTGYEDLVRTFSKSESRLRIGLKVKTTLMNDVVITGRGTARKVSVTGSITTVEVDDLQVPNVSLTNMLAGRVPGIIAVQRSGQPGRGSNSEFWVNGISTFGANASALVLIDGVEGDLNDVDPADIESFSVLKDASATAVYGVRGANGVVVVTTKRGKAGELKINFKANLTMSQSAREQKYVGAADYARLANEACFNRDLTPIYTNAQIRLFETGLDPDLYPDVNWADEILKDRTYNSQQFLSVSGGGENSRYYLSIGHTNQTGIFKQDKSANKYDSNLDWHKYNFRANVDANLTKSTLLGLNIETIMTTDYGPNIGDSNDLWKQQAMLPPGLIPVRFSTGELSGIGIQADQMTPYVLLNHSGYKKQKDVRSKVVLSLNQKLDMLTEGLSFTALYSITHYNAVIETREKRPELYRSNGRNNDGSLRLVRTADLVQPKPGKSSATWRSDYMEASLHYNRLFGDHRIGGLLHAYRQEDTNSDNNGNFDAVIPVRYQTISGRVTYGFKDTYLAEFNIGYSGSENFKPGHQYGWFPAPSIGWIPTNYEFMKENVPFLSFLKLRASYGIVGNSKIENRRFPYLSVIQSGSSSWGSSWIEGTASSDNITWEKTKKTNLGLDAKLLNESIDITADFFRSKVEGIFQERQNIPNEVGAGVPMGNVGSMKSWGMSGNIAWTQTINKDMFFTLRSNLTFSRNEVTHYEQAGVNYPYQSFVGYPWDVKRGLVALGLFKDEDDIRSSPKQEFGSEIRPGDIKYQDVNGDGIINNEDQVPLSYANVPQLQYGFAASYTWKNLSVSAFFNGVSRVNFFYGGPGYYPFESGDRGNVLTIVNNQNDRWIPSEYSGNPSTENPNARFPRLTYGRNDNNNRASTFWLADGRYLRLKNVEVSYSLPSKWLKNIYVKSATISLIGDNLAVWDKVKLWDPETASGNGTAYPLQRTYTIQLNLNF, from the coding sequence ATGAAATATTATATATTAATAATTATATTAATAGTCGGAGGTATGTTCTTTTCTCCGCTATCATCGCAAAATCAATCATCAAATAATCAAATACAAATTGATGGTATACTTATGGATGAACATGGTGAACCCTTGATTGGGGCAACCGTTTTACTTAAAGATAATCCTAATGTAGGAGTAACTACTGATGTAGATGGGCGTTTTTCTTTTGGAAATATTCCAGCAAATTCAGACATCATTTTTCGCTACACTGGTTATGAAGACTTAGTGCGAACATTTTCCAAGTCGGAATCGAGATTACGCATAGGGCTTAAGGTAAAGACAACCTTAATGAATGATGTGGTGATTACTGGCCGTGGAACTGCCCGGAAAGTTTCTGTAACAGGCTCTATTACTACAGTTGAGGTTGATGATCTGCAGGTCCCGAATGTATCATTGACTAATATGTTGGCAGGACGTGTTCCCGGTATTATCGCGGTACAGCGTAGTGGACAACCCGGACGTGGCTCTAATTCTGAATTCTGGGTAAATGGTATAAGTACATTCGGTGCCAATGCCAGTGCCTTGGTACTTATTGATGGTGTAGAAGGCGATCTTAACGATGTTGATCCTGCAGATATAGAAAGCTTCTCGGTATTGAAAGATGCCTCGGCAACTGCTGTATACGGTGTGCGAGGAGCCAATGGAGTAGTAGTAGTAACTACCAAAAGAGGGAAAGCTGGTGAGTTGAAAATAAACTTTAAAGCAAATCTTACGATGTCTCAAAGTGCCCGAGAACAAAAATATGTAGGAGCTGCGGATTATGCACGATTAGCTAATGAAGCATGTTTTAATAGAGATTTAACACCAATATACACCAATGCGCAAATCCGATTATTCGAAACCGGACTTGACCCTGATCTATACCCGGATGTAAATTGGGCGGATGAAATATTAAAAGACAGGACCTATAACAGTCAGCAGTTTTTGAGTGTATCGGGTGGTGGTGAAAATTCACGTTATTACCTGAGTATCGGGCATACAAATCAGACCGGGATATTTAAGCAGGATAAATCTGCAAATAAATATGATTCCAACCTCGACTGGCACAAATATAATTTCAGAGCTAATGTTGATGCCAATCTGACTAAGTCTACCTTACTGGGGTTGAATATAGAAACGATAATGACTACAGATTATGGACCTAATATCGGAGATTCAAATGACCTATGGAAACAACAGGCGATGTTGCCTCCGGGACTTATCCCTGTTAGATTTTCGACAGGGGAACTGAGCGGCATTGGAATTCAGGCCGATCAAATGACTCCTTATGTATTGTTAAATCATAGCGGATATAAAAAACAGAAAGATGTAAGATCGAAAGTTGTGCTAAGTCTGAACCAGAAACTGGATATGCTGACCGAAGGTCTATCATTTACTGCATTGTATTCTATCACACATTATAATGCAGTAATAGAGACACGTGAAAAAAGACCTGAATTATACCGTTCGAACGGACGGAACAACGATGGCTCTTTACGATTGGTTCGAACTGCGGATCTGGTTCAACCCAAACCGGGAAAAAGCTCGGCGACGTGGCGTTCCGATTATATGGAAGCATCGTTGCATTACAATCGCCTTTTTGGAGATCATCGTATAGGCGGACTTTTACACGCATACAGGCAGGAAGATACTAACAGCGATAACAATGGGAACTTTGATGCCGTAATTCCAGTTCGTTATCAAACAATCTCAGGGCGGGTAACATATGGATTTAAAGATACATATCTTGCCGAATTCAATATTGGGTATTCAGGTTCCGAAAATTTCAAACCCGGACATCAGTATGGATGGTTTCCAGCTCCGTCTATAGGTTGGATACCGACAAATTATGAATTTATGAAAGAAAATGTTCCGTTCTTATCTTTTTTGAAACTAAGGGCATCATACGGGATTGTAGGAAACTCAAAAATAGAAAATCGCAGGTTTCCTTATCTAAGTGTCATCCAGTCAGGCTCCAGTTCTTGGGGATCTTCATGGATAGAAGGGACTGCAAGTTCTGATAATATTACCTGGGAAAAGACCAAGAAGACCAATTTGGGGTTGGATGCGAAATTACTGAATGAAAGTATAGATATTACCGCGGACTTTTTCAGATCGAAAGTAGAAGGAATATTCCAGGAACGCCAAAACATTCCGAATGAAGTCGGTGCCGGTGTACCCATGGGAAATGTTGGTTCTATGAAGTCGTGGGGTATGAGTGGAAATATAGCATGGACTCAGACTATCAATAAAGATATGTTTTTTACATTAAGGAGCAATCTGACTTTTTCCCGAAATGAGGTTACACATTACGAGCAAGCGGGAGTTAATTACCCTTACCAGTCATTTGTGGGTTATCCATGGGATGTTAAAAGAGGGTTGGTTGCGCTGGGCTTATTTAAGGATGAAGATGATATTCGCAGTAGTCCGAAGCAGGAGTTTGGCTCGGAAATCAGACCGGGAGATATTAAGTATCAAGATGTAAATGGAGATGGTATTATCAATAACGAAGACCAGGTTCCTTTGTCTTACGCAAATGTGCCGCAACTACAATATGGCTTTGCAGCTTCTTATACATGGAAGAACCTTTCTGTAAGCGCATTTTTTAACGGAGTGAGTCGTGTAAACTTCTTCTACGGAGGCCCCGGTTATTATCCTTTCGAATCCGGAGATAGAGGAAATGTATTAACCATTGTCAACAATCAGAATGATCGTTGGATACCTTCCGAATATTCGGGTAACCCTTCAACCGAAAATCCAAATGCGCGTTTCCCGAGGTTAACTTATGGGCGAAATGATAATAATAACAGGGCTTCGACATTTTGGTTGGCAGATGGACGATATCTGCGTCTGAAGAATGTTGAAGTAAGCTATTCATTGCCGTCTAAGTGGTTGAAAAACATATATGTAAAGTCGGCTACAATTAGCCTGATTGGAGATAATCTGGCCGTTTGGGATAAGGTGAAACTATGGGATCCTGAAACAGCATCTGGAAATGGAACCGCGTACCCACTGCAGCGGACTTATACTATACAATTGAATCTTAATTTTTAA
- a CDS encoding IPT/TIG domain-containing protein, protein MKKTILAILIIYLGLNVSCKDDNADPGKIYDPNKEMRISSFVPDSGGARTQIVIDGINFGSDTSLIRVEFSDKRIPATVIGANGSSIYCLVPPGQPDGKNDIYVKIGNQESHLSDKKFRYVVKEQVSLVTGQPDKGGDTDGSLSTALFRRMFAVFCVDGGSLITFGDGNPRLISLKDNTVVTLQNGVRILNGCMSKDRKTVYGVTLSYPHALYKYRKEALWRPELVTSTINIDKDLFACTLDDTEEWIYFYVTLNAEVWKMKLDDPSNIKKVCSVGSSVGYWGGITYSHFEDCFYIGGFDLSGIYRISKDGSKVDNYAGFHGFNYNDGLAKDAGIPHPAGITTDKEGNIYFTDVRAGTVRRIDYKTKIVTTIAGQPDVHGDKDGLPKEATFRDTYGINMDEEGNFYVTSSADSFGTIRKIAIE, encoded by the coding sequence ATGAAAAAAACAATTTTAGCAATCTTAATTATCTATCTGGGTCTAAATGTATCTTGTAAAGATGATAATGCAGATCCCGGAAAAATCTATGATCCTAACAAGGAAATGAGAATTAGTTCTTTCGTTCCCGATTCGGGAGGGGCTCGTACCCAGATTGTTATCGATGGTATCAATTTTGGAAGCGATACGTCTCTGATTCGTGTCGAGTTTAGTGACAAGAGGATTCCGGCTACAGTTATTGGAGCCAATGGAAGTTCTATTTATTGTCTTGTTCCTCCCGGACAACCGGATGGAAAGAATGATATATATGTAAAAATTGGAAATCAGGAATCGCATCTTTCTGATAAAAAATTTCGCTATGTTGTAAAAGAACAGGTATCCCTTGTTACGGGACAGCCCGATAAAGGAGGTGATACGGATGGTTCTCTGTCTACTGCTCTTTTTAGAAGAATGTTTGCCGTATTTTGTGTCGATGGGGGCAGTCTCATTACATTCGGAGATGGTAACCCCCGTCTTATTTCACTTAAAGATAATACAGTTGTCACCTTACAAAACGGTGTGAGAATACTGAACGGATGTATGAGCAAAGATCGTAAAACTGTGTATGGAGTCACCTTAAGCTATCCTCATGCTTTGTATAAGTATAGGAAAGAAGCTTTATGGAGACCTGAATTGGTAACCTCTACCATTAATATAGATAAAGATTTGTTTGCCTGTACTCTCGATGATACTGAAGAGTGGATATATTTCTATGTAACATTGAATGCCGAGGTGTGGAAAATGAAACTCGACGATCCTTCTAATATTAAAAAAGTATGTAGTGTCGGAAGTTCTGTAGGATATTGGGGTGGTATAACTTATAGCCATTTTGAAGATTGCTTTTATATCGGAGGATTTGACTTATCAGGTATTTATCGGATAAGTAAAGATGGAAGTAAGGTTGATAATTATGCGGGATTCCATGGCTTTAACTATAATGATGGCCTGGCTAAAGATGCAGGTATACCTCATCCTGCCGGTATAACCACAGATAAAGAAGGCAATATTTATTTCACTGATGTGCGGGCAGGTACTGTTAGACGTATCGACTACAAAACAAAAATTGTAACAACCATAGCAGGCCAACCTGATGTTCATGGAGATAAAGATGGCTTGCCTAAAGAAGCTACATTCAGGGATACTTATGGGATAAATATGGATGAAGAAGGAAACTTTTATGTGACAAGTTCTGCGGATTCTTTCGGTACAATCCGCAAAATAGCAATAGAGTAA
- a CDS encoding glycoside hydrolase family 172 protein: MKPIKYILLLAFLTIFFISTLSCDQRKITITLESLLEEMVSIEELSRFPEPYYTCLQKSSYDRRSVSPDDPHWFANNDGFGIERTDSVEGRIEKVMFDETGPGVITRIWITTIDKRGTWRFYFDGSSIPGWTISGYDLMNINIPGIGRGLLQPHTSYTPEGKGGNTLFLPIPYAKSCRITFEDEPGINPTPKYYGINYRKYPDNTIIETFSANVIKRAEKKIAEVDNLLLNPVLSKNGRILTGNKNLSPSDSLVIQLPAGENAVYEIKFKTCIKDSARFEQLMREVIFCAQFDGKQTIWVPLSDYSGGGMGAPYVKSWYLDSDGKGNVISRWLMPYKKSGVLKLLNISDSPIDVKLEVNVSSLQWDDRSLYFHSSWRQQRGIYIHDNPDEADKCIDWNFATITGKGVYKGDLLSLFNHAPRWYGEGDEKIWVDNDTFPSHFGTGTEDYYNSSWAPVIPFYTPFGGAPRADMVSSHGYNAFFRTRNLDGIPFKEKLKFDIEMIGWQSGYVDYATTTYWYGDYKSQAIGISGIDEAKRKLVSAPENPANYRIVNSIEFEALKATHKTPSLQLEKQDVSDSWEGKWSRAAHLLSPNGRVGDYVEFELDDLRENKYKMILYATQSFDYGIIKFVINGKPLNLNFDGYSKTVKHAEPLNLGIFAPVDGKIKLRIEIVGTNKLSQGARYMFGLDYIQLIPSNR; the protein is encoded by the coding sequence ATGAAACCGATCAAGTACATTCTACTGCTTGCCTTTCTGACTATATTTTTTATAAGCACCCTTAGTTGTGATCAACGGAAAATTACTATTACGTTGGAATCGCTTCTTGAAGAAATGGTTTCCATCGAGGAATTATCCCGGTTTCCTGAGCCATACTATACTTGTCTTCAAAAAAGTAGCTACGATAGGCGTTCTGTATCACCTGATGATCCTCATTGGTTTGCTAACAACGATGGTTTTGGTATTGAACGAACAGACTCAGTGGAAGGAAGGATAGAAAAGGTAATGTTTGATGAAACAGGACCGGGAGTCATTACCCGTATATGGATTACTACAATAGATAAAAGAGGAACATGGCGTTTCTATTTCGATGGCTCATCTATACCGGGATGGACTATTTCGGGTTACGATCTTATGAATATAAATATTCCGGGCATAGGACGTGGCTTGCTTCAGCCACATACCAGTTATACACCGGAGGGAAAAGGTGGTAATACCCTGTTCTTGCCTATACCCTATGCTAAAAGCTGTAGAATAACTTTTGAGGACGAGCCTGGTATAAATCCGACTCCTAAATATTATGGGATCAATTACAGAAAATATCCTGACAATACTATTATTGAGACCTTTTCGGCTAACGTAATAAAAAGGGCTGAGAAAAAAATAGCAGAAGTAGACAATCTTTTGTTAAATCCGGTTCTTTCTAAAAACGGCAGGATACTGACCGGAAATAAAAACTTATCTCCATCAGATTCTCTGGTTATACAACTTCCTGCAGGTGAAAATGCCGTATATGAGATCAAATTCAAAACGTGTATAAAAGACAGTGCCCGTTTTGAACAGCTGATGAGAGAAGTTATATTTTGTGCTCAATTTGATGGAAAGCAAACAATATGGGTGCCTTTGAGTGACTATTCGGGCGGAGGTATGGGCGCACCTTATGTAAAAAGCTGGTATCTCGATTCGGACGGGAAAGGAAATGTTATCAGCCGTTGGTTGATGCCATACAAGAAAAGTGGAGTTTTGAAACTTCTAAATATCTCCGACTCTCCTATTGATGTAAAATTAGAAGTAAATGTTTCTTCACTACAATGGGACGACCGTTCTCTTTATTTTCATAGTTCGTGGCGCCAACAGAGAGGAATTTATATTCATGACAATCCGGATGAAGCAGATAAATGTATAGACTGGAATTTTGCGACAATAACGGGGAAAGGCGTATATAAGGGGGATCTCTTATCCTTGTTTAATCATGCTCCTCGTTGGTATGGGGAAGGAGATGAAAAAATATGGGTAGATAATGATACTTTTCCTTCACATTTCGGCACTGGTACCGAGGACTATTACAATAGTTCATGGGCTCCTGTAATACCATTTTATACACCATTTGGTGGAGCACCCCGTGCCGATATGGTAAGTTCGCATGGCTATAACGCTTTTTTTCGTACACGTAATCTGGATGGTATCCCGTTTAAAGAAAAACTCAAATTTGATATTGAAATGATCGGTTGGCAGAGCGGCTATGTCGATTATGCTACTACTACATACTGGTATGGTGATTACAAGTCGCAGGCTATAGGAATATCCGGCATTGATGAGGCCAAAAGAAAATTAGTTTCGGCACCGGAAAATCCGGCAAACTATAGAATAGTCAATAGTATAGAATTCGAAGCATTGAAAGCAACTCACAAAACTCCTTCTTTACAATTGGAAAAACAGGATGTATCAGATTCATGGGAAGGAAAATGGAGTCGGGCTGCGCATTTATTGTCTCCAAATGGAAGGGTAGGAGATTACGTCGAATTTGAATTAGATGATTTGAGAGAGAATAAATATAAAATGATATTATATGCTACCCAATCCTTTGATTACGGTATTATTAAATTTGTAATAAATGGTAAACCTTTAAATCTAAATTTTGACGGCTACAGTAAAACTGTGAAACATGCGGAACCACTAAATCTAGGAATATTTGCTCCTGTAGATGGTAAAATAAAATTACGCATCGAAATAGTAGGAACAAATAAACTATCCCAAGGGGCCAGGTATATGTTTGGACTGGATTATATTCAATTAATTCCATCTAATCGATGA